Sequence from the Cyanobacteriota bacterium genome:
TGCGACCGGCTGATTACAAATCAGCTGCTCTACCAACTGAGCTACACCAGCAAGCAGCTACTATACTAACATCTAAACCTGACAATCATCACCTACTGACTGGTTTGGATGCCCCGTTGTTGGAGTTGGTTGACAAAAAACTCTTCGAGGGAGAGGCGATCGCGACTCATACTAATCAATTGAGCATCCATCAGTTTGAGGCTAGCTAAAAACTCGCAGGGATCACCCAAGAGATGACCGTGCCAGTGACCATCATGCGAGGTTAAATCAGGTAGCCATTGCATTAAAACTTCTGGGTTACCGCCATCAATAGTGACGCGATAGCGATTGTCGCCTATAAGGACTTGATTAATAGCTCCGGTGTAAATCAAATCTCCTTGTGCCAAGATAGCGATACGATCGCAGATCTGCTCCACATCAGCCAAGATATGGCTGTTAAAGAAGATTGTTTTACCTTGAGCCTTCAGAGACAGCACAATTTCTCGAATCTGGTAACGTCCTAGCGGATCTAAGCCAGACATTGGCTCATCTAGAAATACAACTTCTGGGTCGTTGATCAATGCCTGTGCCAAACCCACCCGTTGCAGCATTCCCTTAGAATATTGCCGGAGTTGTTTTTTGTGGGCTGTAGCTGATGACAACTTCACCAGATCAATTAGCTGGGGAATGCGCTGTCGCTGTACATCTGAGGGAATTTGAAACAGACCCGCTGTAAATTTCAGCAATTCCCAAGCTGTAAGATAGTCATAGAAGTAGGGATTTTCGGGTAAGTAGCCAACACGCTGACGAACAGCTCGATCGCCCAATGGCATCCCTAACAGAGAGCCACTTCCCCTAGTAGGATTCACAACGCCTAGCAAGATTTTTAATAGTGTAGTTTTGCCTGCACCATTTGGCCCTAGCAGACCAAACGTTTCTCCTTGAAATACTTCAAGAGAGAGATTTTTCAGAGAAATAACAACTTGATTTAACCAGAAGCCAGTGCGATAAGCCTTGTGTAAATTGGTAACTTTAACTACTGCTAGGCGGTCATCTGTTGTCGAGTTAACCTGTGCTTTCATCACCGTCATGTCGAGCTACTACCTACCAGCACGTTTTTTTTAGACCACTGATGCCTTTACAAGCCATATCATGACTAACAGTTCACCTGAATGGAATATCGTACCGGATGATCTGATGTTAACTGTCCGCCATTCTTTGTAGTAGTAATCATGCCAAAAGATTCCTGCTCTCAGCAGTGCCGAAGTATAGCATCTAGTCCAGATCAGATGGGTGTAAGTTTGTTAAATTAAATCTCTTCGCCCAATTCACGTAGACGCTGGGCCAAGTAATCAGCTCGCTGGCGCTCGGTCTCAGCCCGCTGGCGCTCGGTCTCAGCCCGCTGGCGCTCAGTTTCAGCCCGCTGGCGCTCAGTTTCAGCCGCATCCAGATAACGCTGACCTCGGTGATCATACCAGCTCAACACTTCCCGTGCTAAGGGGTCAGTGGGCAACACACAGCGTCCAATACCTAGACCAACCTCTGGCATCCAATATGGTTCACCAATTTGAAGTTGGTAGGTTCCATTCACAAGCTTATAAACCTCGAAGGGGAGTTGACCATCCCTGCGCCAGAACTCTGGATTGTAAACGACATAATACAGCACGCCTAGCTTGGCATAGATAGCCATCTTCTCGTCATATTCGCCGCCCGGTGTATGAGACACAATTTCCACCACTAGGATGGGCGGAATGTAGTTTTCTTCCCAGGTAACGTAACTGCGACGAGACTTGCCTGCTTTGCGACGAGGTACGCCAAGGCTCAGGAAGCCATCGGGTACTACAGGAACTCTGGGATTATTACCAGTGGTGTGATAGATGCCCATATCAACGGCAAAGTACCAATCTTGGCGATCGCGCCAGATATGGTTCAACAGAAACAACAACAAGTTAGGAATCCAATTTTGGTCTTCATTATCCACAGGTGTATCATCCGAGTCAGGCAATTCCTCACTGCTAGGTAACTCTTGATGCAATGTCAGATCAGGAGACAGCATAGGGGTAACTCCAGCCAAGAATAATGGTGAATTGAATGTGCCTATACTCTAGCTCTTATCTAGGCTCTGTATCATTGTGTTGAACAGTGAGTCGTTGCTCTAACCACCCGATCGCTAAATCGGCACCCAGTGCTAAAAGAGCCGCAGGAACCGCACCTGCCAAGATCAACTGATTATTGACTACAGCAATGCCACGAAAGATGAACACTCCTAAACCACCCGCACCGATCGCAGGAGCAATAGTAGCTATGCCAATAGCAATCACTGTTGCTACCCTAACCCCAGCGAGAATCACTGCCGTTGCCGAGGGTAGCTCAACTTGTAGCAGGAGTTGGTGGTCAGTCATGCCCATCCCCCGTCCAGCTTCTCGCACGGCTAGATCTACTCCCATAATGCCCGTATAGGTGTTGCGAATGATAGGTAATAGGGAATAAAGACAAAGGGCAACGATCGCTGGCGTATTACCAATACCACCTAGCAAGGGCACTGAAAGCAGGAAGCCAAACATTGCGAGGCTAGGAATAGTTTGTAACACATTGGCAGTACCCAGAATAGGGGCTGATAGATAGGGTTGGCGGGTAATCAGGATACCGAGGGGGATACCTAGCAGTAGGGCGATGATCATCGCAATACCTACTAGCAGTAGATGTTCCCCAGTTCTCACCAAAATCTCAGTCCCGTAGCGCAGCAGAAAAAAGTCGCCCATAGCACGTGGCTGATCAGCATTCCAGAGATATTCACTTAAGCTATCGTGTTATTGCCACTCTGACCAGTCGTTATTAAAAATGGAGGTGTTTGGGAAGGCAATAGGATTTCCTTGCTGAACTAAGCGTTTTTGAAGTTCCTCTAGTTTAGGTTCTGGGCGAGGCAAGTCATCCACAAGCTGATAGGGAGGAATACCCTCTGTGAGTGCAAAGTCTGCTGTTACCCCAGCAGCAGCGCCAGACGACCACTCAAAGCTATGCACCCGGTAAGAAGCAGCCGCAATCGTACTAGTTGCGATCGCCTTCCCCGCCACCAACAGATTATCAATCCGCTGGGGAATCATGGCACGCAGTGGTATCTGGTAGGGATAGGCAACCTTGCCACCAACTTCTGCCCGGCGCACACTTGCTCGCTCTGTGTTTCCTGGCTTTTCAGGAGGATGTTCCGTCATGCAGGGATGAAAGTCGATCGCGTAGTGCCCAATGCCCACTGAATCGGGATAAATGCTAGCCCGGTGGCGCAACCGTATTGGCTCTAGTGGTTGATTACTTTGAATGCGAGGAATCGTTTCTATGCCACTAAGAGCAACACCAAGACTACGATAGAGGCTCGGCGGCAATTGTTGGTAGTAGGTGTCTGCAAAGGGATTCTGGGTAATATCTACTTCATGGATAGTGAACCCATCGGGATGGCCCCAAGCAGGCCGACCAATAATTCGCCGCACCTCTCGCATGTAAGGATATTTAGACAATCCGTGCGCAGTGCCCATGGGCGACTCTAGACCTGCTAGGTAGCGATAGCGCGGGTCTGGCTTTTTCACACCCTCTCCCAATTGGGAATCAGTAGTGCCTGCTACTAGCCAGTAATAGAAGCCGATCGCAGCCTCTTCTCCCTTGCGGAGGGTCTCTACTCGCAATCCTCCTAACCATCGCCCTGGTTGCAACTGCCCACTGGCCTGAAGTTGATTACGGCTCAAAATCAGGTTATCCTTCGCGGTGCCCGGTCGATAGTCGTTACCCCACGTCCAATTCTGCATCGAAATATCCCCTGGAGCCGGATCCATAACCCCAAACCTGCCCATAGGTGCTTGCTGTCCAGGTGGACTGTAGATGCGGCGATAGGTGAACAGATCCTCAACACGGGCAAAGCGGGACTGCTCAAAGCTGTAGTAAGGGGCATATTGGGGATAAAAATCGGGCATCGTCTGAGGCTGAGGATCTGCCATGGCCTCCATAGCAAACGTGTAAGTAAAACCTTGGGTGCAGTAAGGAAAGGGAGTTTCGCTAGCAGCAGATGGTTCCCAGGGCGATCGGGCATCAATACCTAGGCGGTAAGGCACATCGGCTAAGGCAATCAGTTCACCGGTCTCTGTAGCATCAATTACATACCATGCTGGAATGTCCGGCGATCGCACCCTATCAGGGGTAGGTGGCTTGGGCACTAGTCGGATAATGGTCTTCTGGAAGCGGGATGAGTCAGCATAGGTATAAGCATCAGTGATAGTCTGTGATAGTGGTTCGGTGTTGAGTGGTGGTGTATTGGGTTGAGGACGGTGTTGAATGGCAATCACCCCTTGAATTTGCTCGCCACCGGCAGTTGGTGGCCCTCCCACTTGGGCAATCTCCAGCTCTTTAATGACCGTATTGGGCAGCCAGATCAACGTGCCGCCACCCTTAACTTCAGCTTCCTGTAACTTTTCCCACAAGACTGCATGTCCATCACGAGGTAAAAAGCAGTGACTACTAACCCAGCAATTGCCGGGATCCACACCGCCATAGACAGCTAGGATGCGATCGCGAAAGGATAAGTATCCACGAGCAAAGAACAAGCGACGACGCTGAGTTGGGCGTTCATCCAATGCTGAGGTACCCTGGGACGAAATTTGTCCACCTACCCAGTCAGTAATCTCTGTCATGCAGACTGTTCGCCCTGCTAACAGCCCTTCATAGGCTGCTGCTGATCCAGCCAAGCCGCCCCCTGCAATCAACAGCTCACACTCAAGGGTTCGGTCGAGGCGAACTGGAGCAGAATAGGCAGGTGCCATACTGGTGCTAGCTGTCACTAGAGCTAGGGAGAAAAATCTGATAAGACCCTGAAGGTAGGGGTTACGATTGCAAACCATTACGGCGGTAAGACAACAACCGACCCTATTCTAGTGTGTAGGCTGCAAGGGTTGTGTGAATGCGAAGAAAAGGTTAGAACTTGATAGCAACTAGCGCTAGCAGTCAGGGTTTAAACGCTTATTACAAGTACCCTGGCTAGTCTATCTCAAAGTGTGAAGTAGCCAGGTAAGTGAGAAACTCTGAGTATGAGCAAACCTAACGTTTTACCGCTGACATCATTTAACTGAAACCCAAAGCCCGTATCGAGATTTGAACTCGAGGCCTCTTCATTACCAATGAAGTGCTCTACCCCTGAGCTATACGGGCACTGTGACTGTCACTACATGCAACTAATATGCAACTGACAATTACAACCGTGTGGTGGGCCGGGCTGGATTTGAACCAGCGTAGGCATAGCCAGCGGATTTACAGTCCGCCCCCATTAACCACTCGGGCACCGACCCATCAAACTCACGATTAGTTATCATAGCACGATCATGCCAATGACTTGGAAATGCCGTTCATTAATCTAGTGAAACGTCACAGCTCAATTCTAAGATAGCGTCTTGCCCTGTAGTAGAGGCTTCAGCGCCAAAGTAGTGACTTACTGTAAACTCTAAAGCTCAACTATCGGCGTTGCTGAGACCGTAGATTGCAATCACAACAACCGTAATGTTGTCGCGCCCTCCCTTCTCCTTTGCCGCATTCACCAGAGCGACGGCTGCTTTCTCACAAACTCGAATAGATTTGAGGCTAGCAGCGATCGCCGTATCGGCCAGTTCTTCAGTCAGTCCATCACTACAGAGTAATAGCCGATCGCCAGCCTGCACTTCAAAGGACCTCACATCAATCTGAGCCAAGTCTTCTCGACCTAAACACTGAGAGAGCACATGTCGATAGGGATGCACCTTAGCCTGATCAGCAGTGAGTTCTCCTAGCTTGAGTGCCCGTGCTACCCAAGTATGGTCTTCAGTCAGTTGCTCTAGGCGAGAGCCGCGTAATCGATACAGTCGCGAGTCTCCCACATGGCCGCACCAAGGCTGGTCATTTTCTCTGAATATGACCACGACTGCTGTTGTGCCCATATCAGCTCGCTCAGGGTGCGATCGTTGATCCTGAAGAATGGCCTGATTAGCCTTCATTAGGGCAGAGTAGAGTAAATCAGGAGAACTTTCAGAACTGTCCCAGTTAGCCTCCAAATAGTCTCGAATTGTCTCAAATGCTATGCGACTGGCTTCTTGTCCACCAGCATGACCGCCCATACCATCGGCCACGATGAAAAAGCGTCCCTGAGGGTCGTTGTAGTATGCATCTTGGTTTACGGAACGGACTAAACCTGGATCCGTTAAACCGGTGAAGAGCCGCTTCATACGTTCGTTGGTCGTGACTGCCTAAAGAAATTACCAGATACTACGGGTTTTTTTCATACCGATCAAGACGAATTAACAAGCGAATCAAGGCAATTGCGGATACCAATGCAGCCAATGCAGAAACCGCTGCCAACCAAACCATGCCATTCACAACTAAAACGGTTGCTGATAATGTAAACGTGCCCACTAACAACGTATAGTTAGTGCCCATATTGACATTACCTAGGCGACGGATTAGTCGGTCTGTTTCGGTCGATCGAACCCGAACTCGAATATCACCCCTATCTAATTTATCTAGTGTATCTTCAATTCGGCGGGGTAATGCAAGAGCTGTGTTACCAACTTGTAATGCTTGACGACTTAACTCGTTCAAAAATCCTGCTTGGTTAGTGGAATTGCTGTCGTTCATAAGCTGAAGTGCAAAAGGTTGTGCAACCGTTACAAAGTTAAAATTTGGATCTAAACCTTGACCAACGCTCTGGAGGGTTGAAAATGCCCGCATGACAAAGGTAAAGGTTGCAGGGAAGCGAAAAGGTCGTCCGTAGGCAATTTCGTAAAGATCGTCAATAATCTCATCGATTGACTGCTCTTCAAAGGAACGATCCATAAAGTTATCTAACATGTACTGAATAGAGCGCCGCACTGGCCCCATGTCTTCTACGGGTACAAGGGCATCTAGATCGATTAGCGCCCTGATGATGCGATCGGCATCTTTTTGGGTAATCCCAAACATGGTTTCTACTAATTTTTCTCGCGTAATCGACTTTACGCGGCCCATCATACCGAAGTCATAGAAAATCAAGGCTCCATCAGGAGCAACCGCAATGTTACCAGGATGGGGATCAGCATGGAAAAAGCCATTGCGTAAAATCTGTTGGAGATAGGCTTCAGCACCTCGATTTGCGATCGTACGTCGGTCTAAGCCTGCTGCCTCTAACGCATCATACTGACTAATTTTGATCCCCGGTAGGTATTCTAGTGTCAATACCCGGCTTGAGGTGTAACGCCAGTAAACACGAGGTACCCTTACCCAGTCTTGATCTCGAAAATTGCGACGGAACTCGTCTGCATTACGTCCTTCATTCAAATAGTCAATTTCTTCATATAGAATCTTGTAGCATTCTTCATAGATGCCCATCCATTCAATGCCTTTGGCCCAGTCGGGTGGATTTTCCTGGAAACGCTGGGTAATAACTTTTAAGATAGCTAAATCAATCTGGAATAACTGCTTAAGTCCGGGCCGCTGAATCTTGACGACGACTTCTTCACCAGAGTGCAGCTTTGCCCGATGCACCTGACCCAGACTGGCGGCTGCTAAGGGAACGGGATCGAAGCTAAAAAATAGCTCGTGGACTGGCTTACCGAGGTCTTCTAGAAGGATTTTCTTAGCTTGGTCATAGCTAAAGGCAGGGACTTGATCCTGCAACTTTGCTAACTCATTCACATACTCAGGTGGCAAAATATCGGCGCGAGTAGAGAATAGCTGTCCCACCTTGATAAATGTAGGTCCTAAGTTTAGGAGTGATTCTCGTAACCAGAGGGCTTGGGCTTTGCGCCGAGCAGTTTTTTTTGCATCGGTCATGCCGCCAATGTAGCTCCATCTGCGACTATTCAGCCAGGACTCAACTAGCAGCCGCAACACAACTGACCAAATATCAATGCGACGACGCAGGGGAGAGTAGTGTTCTCGGTTCCAGCGGTAGATCTTAGCAGGCTGAGGCTTTGCTAACGACGGTTCAAGCGTGAGTGACGATTCTGTGGTCACTAGACGATCGTTCGGTTGAGGAATGGAAATAGACTGACTAGAGACTGACACGTGATACTCAGCAACTATTCTTTATGGATGAAAACTTAGGGCAGTAGTCGAGGATTAATCTACCTCAGCCGTGGGGTTAGGGTTAACGATCGCGAATACAGTCATCAGCTAGGGGTTAGATGACAGGCGATTTCGGTATTGCTGAAGTTCTGAGCGCAAGCGAGCAACCTCAGCACGAAGGTCATCGATCGTTGCCTGAAGATCGGCTGGGTTATTGACTGTAGCTAGGTTGCTACTGCGAGTGCCTACGGCTGCTGACTCTGCTTGGTTAGCTCTGGCGATAACTTGCTCAGTAAATTGACGCAGACGTTCCCGTTGTTCAGCGTCAAACTTTCCCAACTCGCTAAGGACATCGGTTAGTGTATGCTCAAGCTGTTCTGCGATCGCCTCTGCTAAGGCTCTACCCAAAAAGAAAGAATGCAGCAAGGGGTTGCTCATAATGAATCCTTAACAATTGCAGGTTAGTTGCACAAGTTGTCGAGTCCGAATGTTGAGTCCCAAAGAGTTAAGTCTGAGAACAAAACATTCAGGCCAACACAATTACGAACTGTAAAGGATTATAACGTCTCTATTGACTCTATTGGTTCAGTGGATAGAGCGCTAAACCAAACTAACCGAGTGGATATTTACGTACAGTTCGTCCACTAACACTAGGTCAAAGCTAGCAAAAAACCCCATGATCAACAGCACTAAGTATTAATAGCGCTAGGTACAAGTAGTACAAGTACCAGTAGTGCTAAGTATCAGTGCAAGCATTAGCATTGGTCTTGCCGCTATCAGCAATTGTTAAGGACTGGTTCCAGCAATATTAACGAATACCAGTATCACGAAGCTATTCCTAGTGATATTAGCTTCCATGGTGCTTAGGTTGCTTTTTACTGGCAGGCTTGCCTAGGGTGGACTTTGGCTCAATCTGGGCGATCGCCTCTTGGCTAGCACTTTGAAACAACTCACTAAGGACAAGCCAGTCTTCTTGACTCAAGGGAGCAACATTAGCGTTATCTGAATTAGTTACCATACTCATGACCGTGCATTGAACGTCTACACCCCTAATGTTCCAGTCTGCGATGGGAAATTCCGGAACCCACGGCCTTACCTTAAGAATTGGTTAGGCTTAATTTTTATCCACCAGAGTGGAACTTTCATGCTGGTGCTGCGACAATACACCCATTATCGTTACCTAGTACCCGTACAGCCAACGTTGAAACTAGTGGTCGCTAGGCGTTGGTCAGACCACATTCCCTTGAGGTGATCTATGATACTGCGTTTAGGATGGAGTCGTTGGCGATCAATTTATAAACTTCACGCTGCCTTGCAGCGACGACTAGTTGCTATTGGTTTAGCGCTGTTGACCTGTGTTGCGATTCTCTGGGTGCAACTGAAACCTACGGTTGCGATCGCGCCGCCGTCACCTACACCAGATGGTAATCCTCAAGATGTCAAGCCTAATTCTCCTCCACTGGGTGAACCATCGGTATCAGCGCAGGATCTGCGTTTCCAGAAGCTGATTGAGGCTGATCGCTTGTTTCTAGCTGGTGATCGAGCGGCAGCAGCAGAAATTTATCGCTCTGTTAAGCCAGACTTTGCACCAACCAAGGTGTCCACATTGCCTACTCCCTTTACGGATCCAGAGCAATTATCACCCGCAGGTCGAGTATTCTGGCGTGAGGTGCAGGATGGGTTGGCACGAGGGCTAGAAAGCAAGGCTATAGTGGGGTCGCGACTATTGGTTGAGCGAGAGCCTAACTTTATTCCTGGGTATGTGCGGCGGGCCGAAGTGTTGCAGAAGTATGACACAAAGGAAGCAGCACTGGAGGTGTTGGAGCGGGGTGTGTCGCTATATCCCAATGAACCGGAACTGACTAAGGCAAAGGTGGCGCTGCTGGTGGATATGGAAAAGTGGCTAGAAGCTTCGATCGCTGCTCGTCAATTTGCCACACTGAATCCTAATCATCCCGATGCCCCAAGTTTAGCGCAGCAAGCTGAGCAGTATTTTGGGCGCTTCCAAGGTGCCTTGCAGGAGCAAATAACGGGAAACACAATCGCGGGCATCCTCACCGGAGCCTTATCCTACGCGGTGACTGGTAGCATTTTTGGCCCGCTGAACGCTTTGCAGACCTTGGCCTTTGTGTTGCAAGGTGAAACTGGCATGGGAACTAGTATTGCCGAAGAGTTACGCCAACAGTTACCCATGGTGGATGATCCAGATATTCTCAACTACGTAGACACGGTTGGACAACGATTAGCGCGGTTAAGTGGCCGTAACGAGTTTGACTATCGGTTCTATGTGGTCAATGACCCAGATTTGAATGCCTTCGCCTTGCCGGGGGGCAAGATTTTTGTTAACTCTGGTGTTATTTTGAAAACCGAGTCTGAGGCAGAACTGGCAGGTTTGCTGGGCCATGAGATTTCCCATGCAGTCTTATCCCACAGTTTCCAAATCATTACCCAGGCAACGCTATTGGGGAACTTAGCGCAATTGCTTCCCCTAGGTGATACCTTGGCAACTTTGGTACTTTTAGACTATAGCCGAGAGATGGAACGGCAAGCCGATATTTTGGGTACTCGTGTGTTAGTGTCA
This genomic interval carries:
- a CDS encoding M48 family metallopeptidase, with translation MILRLGWSRWRSIYKLHAALQRRLVAIGLALLTCVAILWVQLKPTVAIAPPSPTPDGNPQDVKPNSPPLGEPSVSAQDLRFQKLIEADRLFLAGDRAAAAEIYRSVKPDFAPTKVSTLPTPFTDPEQLSPAGRVFWREVQDGLARGLESKAIVGSRLLVEREPNFIPGYVRRAEVLQKYDTKEAALEVLERGVSLYPNEPELTKAKVALLVDMEKWLEASIAARQFATLNPNHPDAPSLAQQAEQYFGRFQGALQEQITGNTIAGILTGALSYAVTGSIFGPLNALQTLAFVLQGETGMGTSIAEELRQQLPMVDDPDILNYVDTVGQRLARLSGRNEFDYRFYVVNDPDLNAFALPGGKIFVNSGVILKTESEAELAGLLGHEISHAVLSHSFQIITQATLLGNLAQLLPLGDTLATLVLLDYSREMERQADILGTRVLVSGDYAADGLRNLMVTVAKENPGAPISWLSTHPVTTDRVAYLEALIQRSGYNRFAFEGVERHRQIQARVKALLPEKTDKNSSS
- a CDS encoding Uma2 family endonuclease codes for the protein MLSPDLTLHQELPSSEELPDSDDTPVDNEDQNWIPNLLLFLLNHIWRDRQDWYFAVDMGIYHTTGNNPRVPVVPDGFLSLGVPRRKAGKSRRSYVTWEENYIPPILVVEIVSHTPGGEYDEKMAIYAKLGVLYYVVYNPEFWRRDGQLPFEVYKLVNGTYQLQIGEPYWMPEVGLGIGRCVLPTDPLAREVLSWYDHRGQRYLDAAETERQRAETERQRAETERQRAETERQRADYLAQRLRELGEEI
- a CDS encoding FAD-dependent oxidoreductase, with protein sequence MAPAYSAPVRLDRTLECELLIAGGGLAGSAAAYEGLLAGRTVCMTEITDWVGGQISSQGTSALDERPTQRRRLFFARGYLSFRDRILAVYGGVDPGNCWVSSHCFLPRDGHAVLWEKLQEAEVKGGGTLIWLPNTVIKELEIAQVGGPPTAGGEQIQGVIAIQHRPQPNTPPLNTEPLSQTITDAYTYADSSRFQKTIIRLVPKPPTPDRVRSPDIPAWYVIDATETGELIALADVPYRLGIDARSPWEPSAASETPFPYCTQGFTYTFAMEAMADPQPQTMPDFYPQYAPYYSFEQSRFARVEDLFTYRRIYSPPGQQAPMGRFGVMDPAPGDISMQNWTWGNDYRPGTAKDNLILSRNQLQASGQLQPGRWLGGLRVETLRKGEEAAIGFYYWLVAGTTDSQLGEGVKKPDPRYRYLAGLESPMGTAHGLSKYPYMREVRRIIGRPAWGHPDGFTIHEVDITQNPFADTYYQQLPPSLYRSLGVALSGIETIPRIQSNQPLEPIRLRHRASIYPDSVGIGHYAIDFHPCMTEHPPEKPGNTERASVRRAEVGGKVAYPYQIPLRAMIPQRIDNLLVAGKAIATSTIAAASYRVHSFEWSSGAAAGVTADFALTEGIPPYQLVDDLPRPEPKLEELQKRLVQQGNPIAFPNTSIFNNDWSEWQ
- a CDS encoding Stp1/IreP family PP2C-type Ser/Thr phosphatase; protein product: MKRLFTGLTDPGLVRSVNQDAYYNDPQGRFFIVADGMGGHAGGQEASRIAFETIRDYLEANWDSSESSPDLLYSALMKANQAILQDQRSHPERADMGTTAVVVIFRENDQPWCGHVGDSRLYRLRGSRLEQLTEDHTWVARALKLGELTADQAKVHPYRHVLSQCLGREDLAQIDVRSFEVQAGDRLLLCSDGLTEELADTAIAASLKSIRVCEKAAVALVNAAKEKGGRDNITVVVIAIYGLSNADS
- a CDS encoding ABC transporter permease, whose amino-acid sequence is MGDFFLLRYGTEILVRTGEHLLLVGIAMIIALLLGIPLGILITRQPYLSAPILGTANVLQTIPSLAMFGFLLSVPLLGGIGNTPAIVALCLYSLLPIIRNTYTGIMGVDLAVREAGRGMGMTDHQLLLQVELPSATAVILAGVRVATVIAIGIATIAPAIGAGGLGVFIFRGIAVVNNQLILAGAVPAALLALGADLAIGWLEQRLTVQHNDTEPR
- a CDS encoding AarF/ABC1/UbiB kinase family protein gives rise to the protein MTTESSLTLEPSLAKPQPAKIYRWNREHYSPLRRRIDIWSVVLRLLVESWLNSRRWSYIGGMTDAKKTARRKAQALWLRESLLNLGPTFIKVGQLFSTRADILPPEYVNELAKLQDQVPAFSYDQAKKILLEDLGKPVHELFFSFDPVPLAAASLGQVHRAKLHSGEEVVVKIQRPGLKQLFQIDLAILKVITQRFQENPPDWAKGIEWMGIYEECYKILYEEIDYLNEGRNADEFRRNFRDQDWVRVPRVYWRYTSSRVLTLEYLPGIKISQYDALEAAGLDRRTIANRGAEAYLQQILRNGFFHADPHPGNIAVAPDGALIFYDFGMMGRVKSITREKLVETMFGITQKDADRIIRALIDLDALVPVEDMGPVRRSIQYMLDNFMDRSFEEQSIDEIIDDLYEIAYGRPFRFPATFTFVMRAFSTLQSVGQGLDPNFNFVTVAQPFALQLMNDSNSTNQAGFLNELSRQALQVGNTALALPRRIEDTLDKLDRGDIRVRVRSTETDRLIRRLGNVNMGTNYTLLVGTFTLSATVLVVNGMVWLAAVSALAALVSAIALIRLLIRLDRYEKNP
- a CDS encoding ABC transporter ATP-binding protein; the encoded protein is MKAQVNSTTDDRLAVVKVTNLHKAYRTGFWLNQVVISLKNLSLEVFQGETFGLLGPNGAGKTTLLKILLGVVNPTRGSGSLLGMPLGDRAVRQRVGYLPENPYFYDYLTAWELLKFTAGLFQIPSDVQRQRIPQLIDLVKLSSATAHKKQLRQYSKGMLQRVGLAQALINDPEVVFLDEPMSGLDPLGRYQIREIVLSLKAQGKTIFFNSHILADVEQICDRIAILAQGDLIYTGAINQVLIGDNRYRVTIDGGNPEVLMQWLPDLTSHDGHWHGHLLGDPCEFLASLKLMDAQLISMSRDRLSLEEFFVNQLQQRGIQTSQ